The region GAAGGACGGCCAAACGAAGAAGACGGTGAGGGTGAACGAGGCGCTTTGCAAGGGCTGCGGCTGCTGCATGGCAACCTGCCCGAAGAAGGGGATTTACGTAAAGAGATTCAGTCTGGAGCAGCTCTCGGACATGGTGGACGCCGCTCTCGAGTCGCCGGAGGTGGAGTGAATGGGCGAGGCAGAGGGTCAGGAAACCGCGAAGGAGAGGCCCTTCGAGCCTTTGATAATCACTTTCTGCTGCAACTGGTGCTCCTACGCCGGCGCGGACCTTGCAGGGACATCGAGAATTCAGTATCCGCCGAACATACGAATTATAAGGGTGATGTGCTCCGGTATGGTCCATCCAAATCTGGTGATCGATGCCCTCACCAAGGGCGCCGACGGCGTCCTGATATGCGGCTGCCATATCGGCGACTGTCACTATCTGGACGGGAACAAAAAGGCGCAGCAGAGGGCCGAGGCCATCAAGCTGATGCTCATGGACCTCGGGATAGAGGAGGAAAGGTTCAGGCTGGAGTGGGTCTCGGCTTCGGAGGGCCAGCGGTTCGCCGAGGTCGTGAGGGACTTTGTGGAGAAGGTCAGGGCGCTGGGACCGAGCCCGTACAGGCAGAGATAACAGCGCATAGATTTGAGCAGCGCTCACCGGCTACGGGGTCTCCTCTGGCTCCTCCCCCACTTTTCGGCCATTCGTCTTATCACCTTTATGTCACCGGCCATTGCCCCAAGCGCATTTCCAAACCGGTCTTACTTGATGCCAGGCCTGTCGAATTCCTCGCCCATGTGCCTGTCCATGGCTTTTATCGCTCCTAAAGTTGTCCTTTCCCACGCTCCCATCCCTCTGGTTCCTTTCGTAACCGGTTATCTCAAGTGGGGGGCGAGCTCATCAACGAGTTCCCGATAAGCCACCGCCTTCATTATAGCTTTCGCTGAGCGTATAAAAAACGGCGAGCCCGCGAGGGGCCACCATCAATTCCTGAAGCTGTCCAGCAGGACCCCCCTGTGGTCCCTAATGTCCACCTGGACCTGAACCCTCCCGTCGAGGGTGTGGGTGGCGCAGGCGAGGCACGGGTCGTAGGCCCTTATCGCCACCTCGATCTCATTGAGAATGGTCTCGTCGTAGTGCCCGTTCTTGATGAGACTTTTAGCCGCCTGCTTGACTGACATGTTGATCGGCCCGTTGTTGTGTGTGGTCCCCACAATAAGGTTCACTTCCTTGATGAGGCCCTTCTCGTCGGTGGTGTAGTCGTGTATCAGCGTCCCCCTCGGCGCCTCCACGGAGCCTATGCCTCTGGCGGCTCTGACAGTCACAGCCTTCCGGGTGTCGGTGCTGGTGATTTCGGGATCGTCTAGTAGCTGGTTCAGGTGCTCTGCGTTGTAGAGGAGCTCTATCAGCCTGGCCCAGTTGTATAGAAGAGTCTGCTGGGCGGGCCTTCCGAATGTCTTCCTGAATTCGTTCAGCTCCGCGTTTGCCAGAGGCGTCCGAATCTTGTCGCAGACGTTTATCCGGGCCAGAGTGTTGGTCCTGTACATTCCGCCTGGGTTGTCGGGGTCCAAGGAGTAGGGGCCGAGCTCCGGAGCGTAGGGGAACTTCAGGTAGCTCCAAGGCTCTACGTGCTCTTTGATGTGTTTGTCATAATCCGTGACCGGGAACTCCTTTATATCCCCGCCGGCGCTCATCAGCCTGATTTTCCCGTCGTAGAGGTCGAGGGCCCCCTCCTTGTCCACAGTGCCCATGAAGCCCGTCCTGATGACGCCCAGAGTCTTCACGAGGTCGATATATTTCGGGAATATATTCTCCTTGGCGTTCTTGATGGAGAACTGGGCGATGTCCAGCAGCTCCCTCCCCCACTCCTTGAGCTTCTCCCTCTCTGTAGAGCTCAGGGGCTTGCTGAAGCCGCCCGGCGTCGCGGCGACGGGATGAATCGACCGCCCGCCGATTATCTCGACCGCCTTGTTGGCGTGGAGGCGCGCCATGGCCACCTTGGTCGCGACATCCGGCATCTTCTTGATTATCCCGAAAATGTTCCTCTCGCCCACGGGGGCTCCGGGGCCCATGATAAAGTCGGGGGCAGCGAGGAAGTAGAAGTGCAGGAGATGCTCTTCGACGTATGCAAAGGCGTTGAGCAGCTCGCGCAGCTTCCTTGCAGCGGGCGGGATGTCCACGCCGAGCACTGCGTCCCCCGCCTTGGCGGATGCGAGGTGGTGCGAGACCGGGCAGACGCCGCAGATGCTCGTTGTTATACGCGGCATCTCCTCGACTGGTCTGCCCCTGCAAAACTCCTCAAATCCGCGGAGAAGGGTTATGTGGAACTTTGCGTCGTCCACATTGCCCTCTGCATTCAGGTTTATCGTCACTTTGGCGTGGCCCTCGATTCTCGTTATCGGCTGTATGGTAATGGTCTTCTGCATCTCAATCACCTCTTTGGAAGGGGTCTCAGGTTATTGTGCGCTCCAATGTACCTGTTGAAGTGGGCCATCCTGTCCTCGATGAGCTTCGGGTCCAGTCCTATCGAGGACAGAGCGCCCATCATGTCCACCATGGGTTTCGCGCCTGCCCTGATCGGCCCGAAACACCCGCGACATGGCATGTTGGCCTTGATGCACCTAGGCACTTTGTCCTCTCCCCCGCAGCCCGTCTTCGTGGCGGGACCGTTGCATAGAATTCCTTGCTCGTTGAAGCAGCGCATCTCGCTCAGCGGCTTTGTGTAGTCCCTATCGGGGTTCTGGAGGGGCCTCTTGAGGTTTACCTGGGCCTTCTTCTCCCTCTTCGTCGGGCAGTCATCACAGACGCTCCTCTCGGGCAAGGACCAGGGCTTGCCCTGCAGGAGGTGCGTGAGCGCGTTCGCGATGACTTCGGGCGAGGGAGGGCAGCCCGGTATCTGCATATCAACCTTGACGACCTCGTCAACGGCATAGACGCGGTCAGTTAGGGGTGGTATGTCCTTGCCGGGCATGACCCCCTTCTCCGTCGTCGGGGTGTTGTACACGGTGTTCATTATCTGGTCCCGGGTGGACAAATTCGCGAGGGCTGGAATTCCACCGTGGACCGCGCACGCACCCAGCGTGATGAGGGTCTTCACGTTCTTCCTCAGCTCCTGGGCGATGTGCCTGTCCTCCTCCGTCCTGATGCCACCTGTGATGATGCCCACATCGGCGCTTGCGACTTCGAGTCTCTCCTTCTCTCCCTTCTGCCCGAACCACTTTCTGTCCATCAGCACTTGGCAGTGGACGAAGTCTAGCTGGGGCAGCAGCTTCAAAAGGGTCTCGCCCATGTCCAGCACCGATACCTCGCAACCCGTGCACACGGCAAAGTTCTCAATGGCTATTGTCGGCATGTTATTCCCTCACCAGTCCCTGTGATATTATTTGTCATGGCATTGCGACTCTTTTATTTATAGATTATCAGATTACTAATATTTTGGTAGAAAAGCGCAGCAATCCGGGGCCCCCGCCGTTGGTCCAGTGCGAGCGCGTGGTGGGGGGACGAGCGCCGTTCGCGTCGGCTCCAGAGCGAATTCTGAACATCGATTAAATATCATCAGGTCTATGAGGGGGCGTGGAGAAACCTCGCGAAGAGCTCCCGTCCTACTGCACCGCTGAAGTGCTCGTGCTCGGCTGCGGGAACCCGCTGGTCGGCGACGATGGCTTCGGACCCGCGGTGGCGGAGCTCCTGCTGTCCATGCAGGCCTCCGGGCGCCTCGTATCGGCACTTGGGGGCGAGAGCGGAGGAAAAATTGACGAAGGCGCCGTATGCATAATCAACGCCGGAACTGGCTCCCGCACCATCCTGTTCAACCTGCTGACCGGGCCTTCGAGACCGGCGGGCCTCATCATCGTTGACGCCCTGGACGCGGGGAGGGAGCCTGGCGAGCTCTTCTGGGTGCCAATAGCTGCGCTGAGTCTGGAGAAGGCAGAGGACTTCTCGCTCCACATGACCCCCGCCTCCAACATGCTCTACCAGCTGGAGAAAATGGGTGTCGAGATAGGCATCCTGGCCTGCCAGCCATCCCCCCTCCCGGACAGGATGAGGGAGGGGCTCTCAGATGCGGTGGCCAGAGCGGTGGAGCGCGCGGCCGGAATGGTCCTCGAGAGGGCAGCGAGAATTCTGCGCAACGCCCGGACCCAGTCAGTATGAAGGGGCCGGCGCCAGCCGCTCGGAGGCCACGGCCGCCCAAAAATTATAATACCACGCTCCTCGGTGCTACAACGCCACCAGAGATAAAGGCGGGGGGTGTCCCCGAATGCACAAAACGGTCGAAATCGGCCTTGGCGCCGACGTTCTGAGCGCCAACGCGAGAATCGCTGAGGAGAACCTCAAGCGCCTCCGGGCGAATGGAATCATTTCCTTCGACTTCATGGGCTCGATAGGCTCCGGTAAGACCCTGCTCATCGAGAGGATGATTGATGTGTTGAAGAAAAAGGGGAAGAGGGCCGCGGCCATCGCGGGCGATGTTGCCGGTGACGACGACTTCCAGAGATTCAGAGCGCACAGGGTCCCGGCCGTGAATGTCAACACCGGCAGGGAGTGCCATCTGGACGCACATCTCGTCGACCACGCATTAGAGCAACTCGACCTTAAAAATCTGGACGTGTTGTTCATAGAGAACGTCGGTAACCTCGTCTGCCCCACCGACTTCCCGCTGGGCACGGATAAGAGGGTGGTTGTGGTCTCGGTCACGGAGGGCGACGACATGGTGCGCAAGCACCCCGTAATATTCTCTCTGGCCGACTTCATCATTATCAACAAGGTTGATCTGGCGAAAATAATCGGGGTGGACCCGAAGGTGCTTGTCAGGGACGCCCGGAGATTGAGGCCGAAAGCTCCTGTCTTTCTGACCAGCGCCAAGAGCGGACTGGGCGTTCCTAATCTAATGAGGGCGATGGGAATCTGGTAGCGGGAACCGGAGGAGGCCGGGAGGTGGCGCGCGCCTGCGAGGCGAGAGGGGCTTGAGTAAATGGCAACGGGAGGCACTAGGTGAAGTTCACACGCATTGTCTTTTTTGGAGTCGTGCAGGGCGTTGGGTTCAGGCCGACCGCGTATAGGGTCGCGAGGACGATGGGGCTGAAGGGATACGTCCGCAACAACGGCTCCAATGTGGAGGTTGTGGTCGACGGGAGGGCGCGCGAGTACGTTGACGCGCTTAAGAGGGCGCTCCCGCCGCTAGCGCGAATAGAGGAGGTGAGGTACGAGTCTGCAGATGAGAGCGCGGTGCTCAGAGCGCTGGGCCGGAGGGCTGTGGAGGGGTTCAGCATCGTGCACAGCAGGTCTGGGTCAAGGGTATCGCCGATTCCCCCGGACACGGCGATTTGCGACTCATGCCTCAAAGAGCTTCTCGACCCCTCGGACAGGCGCTACTTGTTCCCATTCACCAACTGCACCGACTGCGGCGCCAGATTCTCCGTGATACGCGACGTGCCCTACGATCGGAGGAACACGTCGATGGACGAGTTCCCGCTCTGCCCCTTGTGCCGTGCGGAGTACACCAGCCCGGACGACAGGCGCTTCCATGCCCAGACAATATCCTGCCCGCGCGACGGTCCCCAGTACGTGCTCCACGACGCCAAAGGAAGGGTGCTGGCCAGCGGGCTGGAGGCGATAGGGGAGGCAGCCAGAAGAATCGACGCAGGTCAGATCGGCGTTGTCAAGGGCTGGGGCGGGATGCACATCGTCTGCAGGCTAGAGGAATGCACGCGACTGAGGAAATGGTACCGGAGGCCGGCCAAGCCATTCGCAGTGATGTTCCGAAATCTTGAAGCCGCAAAGAGGGTCGCGGATGTCGACGATTTCGCCGAGCGGCTTCTCACGTCGCCACAAAGGCCGATAGTCGTGCTCCCCAGAACGAAAGCGTCCTTAGCTATAGGGCACGAGCCCTGCGAGACGAGAGAGAGAGGCGAGGGAGGCGGCGAAGCCGGAGGAGGTTTCGATGCGGAGGGTGAGGTGGGTGAGACGGGCGCGGGTGGCGATGCGGTGCTGGATTGCGTTTCTCCCGGCCTGGGCAGCATCGGCTGCTACCTGCCCTATTCCGGCCTCCACCATGTGCTCTTCTCAATGATGCGCTCGGACGCAATTATTATGACCTCCGCCAACCCCGCAGGCGAGCCCATGCTGATTAAGAACGAGGAGGCCTTTTCTCTGGGGCTTGACTTCTACCTCCTCCACAACAGGACCATCGTGAGCCGCACCGACGACAGCGTTCTGATTCCATTCCGGGGGCGGAGGTTCTTCATAAGGAAATCGAGGGGCTGGGTGCCGGACGGAATTCCCGTGCCCTACAAAAGCCGGGTCCTATCCATGGGCGCTGAGAGGAACGTGACCTCCGCCGTCTCTAAGGACGGGAGGCTCTACGCTACCCAGTACATCGGGAACACGACAAGGTACAGCGTTCAGCTTTTCCAGGAGAGTGCTACCAGGCATCTGATGAGGCTTCTGGGAGTTCAGAGCATCGAGAGGGTCGTTGTGGACCTCCACCCCCAGTACGCAACACGAAAGCTGGGCGCAGAGCTGGCCCGGGAGTGGGGGGCGGAGGTTGACGAGGTCCAGCATCACTGGGCCCACGCGGCCTCGCTGATGCTCGACAACGGCGTCGAAAGGGATGAGCGCTTGGTCTGCATAGCGGCCGACGGCGCGGGCTATGGAGCCGACGGGACGGTCTGGGGCGGTGAGATTCTGCTTGCCTCCTATAGGGGCTTCGAGCGCGTGGGCACACTTGAGAGTTTCCCGCTGCTCGGTGGTGACGCTGCCGTCCGGGACCCACCCAGACTAGTTCTGGCTCTGCTTGGCCAAGCGGGGGTGGACTGGAGGGAATGGGAGCACCAGAGCCTCCTCGAGAGAGATAGGGCGGAGGTGTTGCTGAGGTTGAAGGGGAGCAGCCCACTCACCTCGAGCCTCGGGAGGGTTCTCGACGCAATCTCCTGCTACTTGGGCGTGGGGAAGGCGCGAACCTATGATGGGGAGCCAGCCATCAGGCTGGAGCTATATCTGGAAAAGGGGAGGGCAGTCCATAGGTTTGAAATGGAGGAGCTAGGAGGGGGAGGCACTTGCGCGACCCGCGTGATTCCCGTGACGCCTCTGTTCAGACAGCTGCACATGGCGGTGAAGGGAAGGGTGCTGACGGAGAGGGAGAGGGCGGACTGGGCCCGCTCCATTGTTGAGTCGTTAGTCGGGCAGATGGTAGACGTGGCAGCCGAAGCGGCCGAAAGGGAGGGGCTCAGGAGAATCGGCTGGACCGGTGGCGTTTCATACAACATACCGATAACGGAAATGGTTGTGAGGCGGGTGAGGGAGAGGGGGCTGGAGCCCCTCCTGCACGACAGAATTCCCAACGGCGACGGAGGCATTTCTGCGGGGCAAAATGTAATTATTGGTATTAGTGAATCGTGATGGGGAGGAGGGACCGGAATGGGCCTTATAGATAAGATGAAGGACGTGGGGAAAAAGGGAGTGGACCTTGGGGCGAAGGTCGGGAAGAAGGGCGTCGAGCTTGGAAAGAAGGGCGTGGAGGCCACGAAGGAGGCGGTCAGGAAGAAAACCTGCTCCGAGTGCAAGCACTACACAGCCCAGAGCGAGACGGAGGGCAGCTGCCCTATCGCAGGCAAGAGGCTCCCGAGCGCGGACGCCGCCACCTGTCCCCAGAAGGCGTTCGAGCCGAGGCCCAGTGCGCCAACACAGTGAGCTCTCACCCTTCGTGCGGCACCGGCGCCTCGTCCTAACCAAAAACGCTTTATTCGAGAAACGGGTTGCCAGCGGAGCATGTGCCTGGGCATCCCAGCTCTCGTCTTGGAGAGGCGGGGCGACACAGGAAAGGTCGATTTCGGCGGAACGGTCCGAGAGGTCAATCTCTCTCTCGTCGATGCCACAGTGGGGGACTGGGTGATCGTCCATGCGGGCTTCGCCATCCAGCTCCTCGACGAGCGGCAGGCACTGGAGACCCTCGAGCTATTCAGGCAGGTCTTTGGTGGGGTTGAGGGGAGGCACGACGCCGGGAATGCTTGAGGCGCGGGTGGCCGTGAGGGGGGAGGGGAAGCTGAATTCGGGGGTGCGGGAGGCGAGATGGCTATAGTCAAGGAGTGGGTCCGGTGCACGAGTTTTCCGTGATATCCCGTGTCGTCGAGGCCCTACTCAGCGAGCTCGAGGCGAGGAATGCAGGAGCCACTGAAGCAAGGCGAGGTGGTCCCGCGGAACATGAGGGGACCGACGCGGGGGTGGGAAGAGTCGGGTGCCAGACCCGAAAAGGAGTCGATAACACCAGCCACCCGAGAATCGCAAGCGTCGAGAGCGTGACACTTGAGGTTGGAGAGCTGACCATGCTCAGCGAAGAGCCGCTGAAGTTCGCGTGGGAACTCCTGACAGAGAATGGGCCTCTCAGGGGTTCGAAGCTAATGATTGTGAGGAGACCAGTGGTTCTTGAATGCCCGGCCTGTGGCTACAGGGGCGTGGGAAAGCCTCCCGAAGGGCTGGCCACCCATTTTTTTATTCCGGCTCTGAACTGCCCGCGCTGCGGCGGCGATGTGAGGGTTGTTGGGGGGCGCGAGTGCTTAATACGGGAAATGAGGGTGGTTATGGAGGATGGAGGAGAGAAGTCGGAGCGAGAGGGGGCGGGGGGCCGGCGGGGTCGCGGGGGAGGCGTCCGGGGAGGGGGAGATGGAAGGGGAGGAGGAGCGGCGCAGATGAGTCTGAAAGGGCCGGGGGGTAGGCTGTGAATTCATCCACGTCTCTCGCTCGGAAAACTTTTGGGGGTTCCAAGAGTGTCTAGTGACTCACCCGGTAGATTCCATCTCCGGGACCCTTCCATGGCCCGCAGGCTCATTGAGAGATTGAGGTCTATGCACCTCAGCCTGAGAATCATGCACGTCTGCGGCACCCATCAGGACACATTGGTCAGGCACGGTCTGGAGCCCATGCTAAGGTCCGCGGGCGTCGAGATCAGGCAGGGCCCGGGCTGCCCAGTCTGCGTCACAACGCCTCGTGAGCTCGAAGAAATCCTCACGCTTGCGCGGAGCGGAATGAGGGTGGCCGTTTTTGGCGACATGCTCAGGGTACCCAGCCCCTCCGGCTCTCTCGAGGAGGCCCGTGCAAGGGGTGCAGACGTGAGAGTCGTTTACAGCGCCGAGGACGCCGTGCGACTCGCCCGCCGGGATAACAGGGAGACTGTTTTCATGGCTGTGGGCTTCGAGACGACGGCCCCAGGGACCGCTCTGGCTTTGAAGACCGGCCCGCCGGAGAACTTTTCCGTGCTCACCTGTCACAGAAACGTACCCCCAGCGCTGGAGGCCTTGCTCGGGATGGGCGAGCTCAGGCTTGATGGCCTGATTGAGCCCGGCCATGTCAGCACGATAATAGGCATCAGGCCCTACGAGCCCCTCTCGGAAAAGTACCGCATACCGCAGGTCGTGGCGGGCTTCGAGCCCCTCGACCTACTCATGGCCGTCTACATGCTCGGCCGACAGAAGCTGGAGGGGAGGGCGGAGGTCGAGAACGAGTACTCTCGGGTCGTGAGGCCCGAGGGCAATGCGAAGGCTCTCGAGCTGCTGGATAGGACATTCGAGGCCTGCGACGTGGAGTGGCGCGGGTTCCCGGTCATCCCCGGCAGCGGACTCAGGCTTCGCCCCGAGTTCGAGAAATGGGACGCCAGAAAGAAATTCGCAGAAGAGCTCGCGCCGCTGAGAGAAAAAGTGTTCCGGGAGCCACCGGGTTGCCGTTGCGGGGAGGTCCTCAGGGGAATTCGCGAGCCAGAGAAGTGCCCTCTTTTCGGGAGAAAATGCAGACCGGAGAGCCCCGTGGGGCCATGCATGGTCAGCGCGGAGGGCGGGTGCAACATTTTATATAAATACGGCAGGGATACCGGGTGAGGGCCGGGCGCCCTTCAGGTCCCCTTTGTTAGGCGAGGGGAGTGAAAGGCATTTTGCGCGACTTGGATAGAGCCCTCAGCAGATGCGCGGTATCGGGTCCCCGGCGGGCTGCTCCAGAATTCTCCTCCCGCCTACGGAGGTCGCCAGCACCACCCTTCCTGGCCTGATGTCCCTCCGGACCTCGCCGATGACGGCCGCGCGCCTCCCCTCCCTCATCCTCCTCAGGGCGCGCAAAACCTCCTCAGCCATCTCCTCCACGACCCCCAGAACAACCTTTCCCTCGTTTCCTATGATGAGCGGGTCGAGACCAAGCATCTCGCAGGCGCTGCGGACGCCGTCGGAGACAGGGATCGACTCCTCATATACCTCTATCCCCACCATGGATTTCTGGGCCCACTCGTTGAGCAGGTTGGCGAGGCCTCCGCGCGT is a window of Thermoplasmata archaeon DNA encoding:
- a CDS encoding hydrogenase iron-sulfur subunit gives rise to the protein MGEAEGQETAKERPFEPLIITFCCNWCSYAGADLAGTSRIQYPPNIRIIRVMCSGMVHPNLVIDALTKGADGVLICGCHIGDCHYLDGNKKAQQRAEAIKLMLMDLGIEEERFRLEWVSASEGQRFAEVVRDFVEKVRALGPSPYRQR
- a CDS encoding Ni/Fe hydrogenase subunit alpha, with protein sequence MQKTITIQPITRIEGHAKVTINLNAEGNVDDAKFHITLLRGFEEFCRGRPVEEMPRITTSICGVCPVSHHLASAKAGDAVLGVDIPPAARKLRELLNAFAYVEEHLLHFYFLAAPDFIMGPGAPVGERNIFGIIKKMPDVATKVAMARLHANKAVEIIGGRSIHPVAATPGGFSKPLSSTEREKLKEWGRELLDIAQFSIKNAKENIFPKYIDLVKTLGVIRTGFMGTVDKEGALDLYDGKIRLMSAGGDIKEFPVTDYDKHIKEHVEPWSYLKFPYAPELGPYSLDPDNPGGMYRTNTLARINVCDKIRTPLANAELNEFRKTFGRPAQQTLLYNWARLIELLYNAEHLNQLLDDPEITSTDTRKAVTVRAARGIGSVEAPRGTLIHDYTTDEKGLIKEVNLIVGTTHNNGPINMSVKQAAKSLIKNGHYDETILNEIEVAIRAYDPCLACATHTLDGRVQVQVDIRDHRGVLLDSFRN
- a CDS encoding methyl viologen-reducing hydrogenase, with translation MPTIAIENFAVCTGCEVSVLDMGETLLKLLPQLDFVHCQVLMDRKWFGQKGEKERLEVASADVGIITGGIRTEEDRHIAQELRKNVKTLITLGACAVHGGIPALANLSTRDQIMNTVYNTPTTEKGVMPGKDIPPLTDRVYAVDEVVKVDMQIPGCPPSPEVIANALTHLLQGKPWSLPERSVCDDCPTKREKKAQVNLKRPLQNPDRDYTKPLSEMRCFNEQGILCNGPATKTGCGGEDKVPRCIKANMPCRGCFGPIRAGAKPMVDMMGALSSIGLDPKLIEDRMAHFNRYIGAHNNLRPLPKR
- a CDS encoding hydrogenase maturation protease; the protein is MEKPREELPSYCTAEVLVLGCGNPLVGDDGFGPAVAELLLSMQASGRLVSALGGESGGKIDEGAVCIINAGTGSRTILFNLLTGPSRPAGLIIVDALDAGREPGELFWVPIAALSLEKAEDFSLHMTPASNMLYQLEKMGVEIGILACQPSPLPDRMREGLSDAVARAVERAAGMVLERAARILRNARTQSV
- the hypB gene encoding hydrogenase nickel incorporation protein HypB, whose translation is MHKTVEIGLGADVLSANARIAEENLKRLRANGIISFDFMGSIGSGKTLLIERMIDVLKKKGKRAAAIAGDVAGDDDFQRFRAHRVPAVNVNTGRECHLDAHLVDHALEQLDLKNLDVLFIENVGNLVCPTDFPLGTDKRVVVVSVTEGDDMVRKHPVIFSLADFIIINKVDLAKIIGVDPKVLVRDARRLRPKAPVFLTSAKSGLGVPNLMRAMGIW
- a CDS encoding carbamoyltransferase HypF yields the protein MKFTRIVFFGVVQGVGFRPTAYRVARTMGLKGYVRNNGSNVEVVVDGRAREYVDALKRALPPLARIEEVRYESADESAVLRALGRRAVEGFSIVHSRSGSRVSPIPPDTAICDSCLKELLDPSDRRYLFPFTNCTDCGARFSVIRDVPYDRRNTSMDEFPLCPLCRAEYTSPDDRRFHAQTISCPRDGPQYVLHDAKGRVLASGLEAIGEAARRIDAGQIGVVKGWGGMHIVCRLEECTRLRKWYRRPAKPFAVMFRNLEAAKRVADVDDFAERLLTSPQRPIVVLPRTKASLAIGHEPCETRERGEGGGEAGGGFDAEGEVGETGAGGDAVLDCVSPGLGSIGCYLPYSGLHHVLFSMMRSDAIIMTSANPAGEPMLIKNEEAFSLGLDFYLLHNRTIVSRTDDSVLIPFRGRRFFIRKSRGWVPDGIPVPYKSRVLSMGAERNVTSAVSKDGRLYATQYIGNTTRYSVQLFQESATRHLMRLLGVQSIERVVVDLHPQYATRKLGAELAREWGAEVDEVQHHWAHAASLMLDNGVERDERLVCIAADGAGYGADGTVWGGEILLASYRGFERVGTLESFPLLGGDAAVRDPPRLVLALLGQAGVDWREWEHQSLLERDRAEVLLRLKGSSPLTSSLGRVLDAISCYLGVGKARTYDGEPAIRLELYLEKGRAVHRFEMEELGGGGTCATRVIPVTPLFRQLHMAVKGRVLTERERADWARSIVESLVGQMVDVAAEAAEREGLRRIGWTGGVSYNIPITEMVVRRVRERGLEPLLHDRIPNGDGGISAGQNVIIGISES
- a CDS encoding HypC/HybG/HupF family hydrogenase formation chaperone, encoding MCLGIPALVLERRGDTGKVDFGGTVREVNLSLVDATVGDWVIVHAGFAIQLLDERQALETLELFRQVFGGVEGRHDAGNA
- a CDS encoding hydrogenase maturation nickel metallochaperone HypA, which encodes MHEFSVISRVVEALLSELEARNAGATEARRGGPAEHEGTDAGVGRVGCQTRKGVDNTSHPRIASVESVTLEVGELTMLSEEPLKFAWELLTENGPLRGSKLMIVRRPVVLECPACGYRGVGKPPEGLATHFFIPALNCPRCGGDVRVVGGRECLIREMRVVMEDGGEKSEREGAGGRRGRGGGVRGGGDGRGGGAAQMSLKGPGGRL
- the hypD gene encoding hydrogenase formation protein HypD, whose translation is MARRLIERLRSMHLSLRIMHVCGTHQDTLVRHGLEPMLRSAGVEIRQGPGCPVCVTTPRELEEILTLARSGMRVAVFGDMLRVPSPSGSLEEARARGADVRVVYSAEDAVRLARRDNRETVFMAVGFETTAPGTALALKTGPPENFSVLTCHRNVPPALEALLGMGELRLDGLIEPGHVSTIIGIRPYEPLSEKYRIPQVVAGFEPLDLLMAVYMLGRQKLEGRAEVENEYSRVVRPEGNAKALELLDRTFEACDVEWRGFPVIPGSGLRLRPEFEKWDARKKFAEELAPLREKVFREPPGCRCGEVLRGIREPEKCPLFGRKCRPESPVGPCMVSAEGGCNILYKYGRDTG